AGACCTGCTTGGATTTCTTGGATACGGAAGTATTGAACAAGCTGGACCGTATCGATGCGCAAGAAGAAGGACTTATGCCTAGTTTGATGGATAAGGCCGGTGAACTGGGGATGTTGGGTGTTTCTATTCCCGAAGAATATGGTGGTTTCGGCAAGAATTTCAACACGTCTATGCTTGTTGCCGATGCGGTAGGTGGCGGGTTTTCCTTTGCTGTCGCATTGTCTGCTCATACGGGAATCGGTACGCTGCCTATTTTGTATTATGGTAATGATGCCCAAAAGGCAAAATATGTTCCAAAGCTTGCTACCGGTGAATGGAAGGCGTCGTATTGTTTGACAGAGCCCAATGCTGGGTCGGACGCAAATTCGGGCCGTACTTCTGCTAAATTAAATGCCGAAGGGACACATTATTTGATCAACGGACAAAAAATGTGGATTACAAACGGTGGTTTTGCAGATATCTTCATCGTATTTGCAAAAATCGATGATGATAAAAACCTGACGGCATTTATTGTCGAGAAAGACTTTGGTGGCATCACGATGAATCCCGAAGAACATAAATTAGGCATCAAAGGGTCGTCAACACGACAGATCTTTTTCAATGATTGCGCCGTTCCTGTAGAGAATATGCTTTCTGATCGTGAAAATGGATTTAAGATTGCTGTAAATATCCTGAATATTGGTCGTATAAAACTAGGCGCTGCCACGATAGGTTCGGCACGAATGGTGATCAACCATGCGGTGCAATACGCCAATGAACGTGTGCAGTTTAATCTGCCGATTTCTAAATTTGGCGCCATTCGGTATAAGCTGGCTGAGATGGCAACACGTTTGTTTGCTGTGGAGTCGGCATCGTATCGTGCCGGTCAAAATATTGATGATGCCTACGATGCGTTGATTGCGGGCGGTATGGATGAAGCTAAAGCAAAATTGAAGTCTGTGGAGCAGTTTGCAATTGAGTGTGCTATCATCAAAGTATGGTGTTCGGAGATGTTGGATTATGTGGTTGACGAAGGCGTGCAGATTTATGGTGGAATGGGTTACTCGGCAGATGCGCCAATGGAACGCGCTTATCGGGATTCACGGATCAACAGGATCTTTGAAGGTACCAATGAAGTGAATCGATTGCTTGTCGTTGACATGCTGTTAAAACGGGCCATGAAAGGTGAATTGGATCTAATGGGACCTGCGCAAGCCGTAGCTGGAGAGCTTCTCGCTATTCCAGATTTTGGTGAAGAGGACGATGCGCCTTTCGCTGCAGAAAAGAAAATTGTGGCAAACCTTAAAAAAGCTGGGTTATTGATTGCGGGAGCAGCAGTGCAAAAATTGATGATGTCTCTTTCCAAAGAAGAGGAAATCCTCATGAATATTGCAGATATTATCGGGTATGTTTATATCACCGAATCAGTCTTGTTACGTGCAGAAAAATTGCTGCATACAGGATCTGATAAAGCAGACTATGCAAAAGATATGGCTAAGATCTATCTGTATGGTGCTATTGATAAAATCAGCGCTGCCGGTAAAGAAGCATTATATTCTTTTGGTGAAGGTGATGAAC
The DNA window shown above is from Sphingobacterium thalpophilum and carries:
- a CDS encoding acyl-CoA dehydrogenase family protein, producing MDNKAIKGGEFVIRETPYTAVFIPEEFDEEAKMIRQTCLDFLDTEVLNKLDRIDAQEEGLMPSLMDKAGELGMLGVSIPEEYGGFGKNFNTSMLVADAVGGGFSFAVALSAHTGIGTLPILYYGNDAQKAKYVPKLATGEWKASYCLTEPNAGSDANSGRTSAKLNAEGTHYLINGQKMWITNGGFADIFIVFAKIDDDKNLTAFIVEKDFGGITMNPEEHKLGIKGSSTRQIFFNDCAVPVENMLSDRENGFKIAVNILNIGRIKLGAATIGSARMVINHAVQYANERVQFNLPISKFGAIRYKLAEMATRLFAVESASYRAGQNIDDAYDALIAGGMDEAKAKLKSVEQFAIECAIIKVWCSEMLDYVVDEGVQIYGGMGYSADAPMERAYRDSRINRIFEGTNEVNRLLVVDMLLKRAMKGELDLMGPAQAVAGELLAIPDFGEEDDAPFAAEKKIVANLKKAGLLIAGAAVQKLMMSLSKEEEILMNIADIIGYVYITESVLLRAEKLLHTGSDKADYAKDMAKIYLYGAIDKISAAGKEALYSFGEGDELNMMLVGLRRFTKAQPFNVKDARQRIAKKLIDENKYCF